In the Nocardioides panaciterrulae genome, CCTCCGACGGCGGCTAGCACGGCCGGCAGGTCGCCGTGCCGGGCCAGCACCGCGAGGTCGCTGACCCGCGAACGCGCCAGGCCGTCACCGTTGGTGACCACCGAGCGGTCCAGCGTCGCGACCAGGGCGAGCGAGGCGACCACGAGGGCGACGGCGACCAGCGCCGCCGCCAGCAGCGTGGTGCGGAGCCGGACGGAGGGCGCGAGACGTCGTTCAGCCACCGTCGGGGTCCATCCGGTAGCCGACCAGCCGGACCGTCTGCACGCTGGCCCGCCCGAACGGTTCGTCGATGCGGGTGCGCAGCTGGCGGACGTAGACCTCCACGATGTTGGGGTCGCCGTCGAAGGTGAAGTCCCACACGTGGGCCAAGATCTCCGACTTCGGCAGCACCTCGCCCTTGCGGCGCAACAAGAACTCGAGCAGCGAGAACTGCCGAGGCGTGAGCGCGAGCTCGGCATCGCCCCGCCAGGCCCGGTGGGTGGCCGGGTCGAGCCGAAGATCGCCCGCGGTCAGGACGGCCGGCCGTTCCTTCCCACCACGGCGCAGCAAAGCCCGCAGCCGCGCCAGCAGCACGACGTAGGAGAACGGCTTGGCCAGGAAGTCGTCCGCACCCGCGTCCAGCGCCGTCGCCTCCTCCGCCGCGCCCGACCGCGCGGTCAGGATCAGGATCGGCGTCCAGTCGCCCTGCTCGCGCAGGTCATTGCAGATCTCCTCGCCGCTCATCCCCGGCAGCATCGAGTCGAGCACGATCGCGTCGTAGGCGTTCTCGGTGGCCAGCCAGTGGCCGTCGGTCCCAGTCAGCGCCACGTCGACGGCGTACCCGTGCTCCTGCAGGCCGCGGCGCACCGCGGAGGCCACGCGCTTGTCGTCCTCGACCACCAGGATCCGCATGCTCCGAACGGTGCCACGCCGTTGCTGAATACACACTGAACCCCGGCACCCAGTCGTCTGAGCGCGCTCTTCAGCGTGGCTTCAGGGCTGGTGATGAAGGCTCGTGCCAGGCAGGAGATCAGCTCACAAGCCAAGGAGCACACCCATGAGGACAAGGATCGCCATCACCGCAGCAGCCGTGCTGGCAGCCGGTGCGGCCGGAACGGTGGCAACCATCGCCACCTCCGCAGATGCAGCACACAACACTCACGCAGCCCGCGCAGTCGACCCGGCGCACTTCGCCCACCCCAGGCCAAACGTCTACTTCCCGATGGCTCCGGGCACGGTGTTCCGCTACCGCGGGACCGACGGGCCGCAGCACTACCGCGAGACGCTGGCAATCACCCACCGCACGAAGATGATCGAGGGCGTCCGCACCCGGGTGCTCTCCGACGTGCTCCGCCGCACCGACGGCAGCCTCGCCGAGAAGACGTCCGACTGGTACGCCGCCGACAACACCGGCAACGTCTGGTACTTCGGCGAGCGAACCGCGACCTACGACAAGCACGGCCACGTGCAGAGCCGCGAGGGCTCCTGGCAGGCGGGCATGAAGGGCGCCGTGCCGGGCGTGATCATGCCGCACAACCCGCGGCCCACCGACGCCTACCGGCAGGAGTACCAGCGCGGGTCTGCCGAGGACCAGGCCTGGATCGTGCAGCGGGGATTCACCGCGAAAGTGGCCTATGGCACCGTGCACCACGTCGTCAGGTCGCTGGAGTGGAGCCGGCTGGAGAAGGGCGTGGTGTCGGTGAAGTTCTACGGCCCCCACCTCGGGATCATCCGCGAGGGCGACATGGCCGGCGGCCACGAGTCGTTCCACCTGGTCTCGGTGCACCGGCCCTGACGCCCGGCACCTGGGGCCCCGGCGTAGCCGCAAGGTCAGTCGGCCGCCGGACCAGGTTCCACGTCCAGCCGGTAGCCGTGGTTGCGCAACGTGATGATGGCAGGGACCCGGGCGGGCGGCTCGACGAGCTCGGCAGCCTCGGCGAGCCGCCGCCGCAGCGCGGCGACGTGGACACCCAGGGTCTTCGTGGAGCCGAACCAGTTGCGGTCCCAGACATCGTCCATCAGCACCTCGCGAGTCACAGCGCGCCCGGCGTCCGAGGCCAGCCGTGCCAGGAGGTCGAACTCCTTCGGCCGCAGAGGCACCTCGCGGCCGCCGACCAGGCGTCGCCGCGCGGCCGGGTCGAGAGTGAGGTCTCCGCTGGTGAAGACGCCGGTCACGAAGTCACCCACCGAGGCGCGCCGCAGATGGGCCCGCACCCGCGCCAGCAGTTCGGTCATGCGGAACGGCTTGGTCAGGTAGTCGTCCGCCCCCGACTCAGGCCCTCGATGACGTCCATCTCGTCGCGCCGAGCGGTGAGCACGACCACCACGCACTGGGGTTGGCGACGCTTCAGCAGCCGGCACACCTCGATGCCGTCGACGTCGGGAAGCCCGAGGTCGAGCAGCGCGAGGTCGAAGGCGCGGGCGTTCACCGCCGACAGCGCCGCCCGGCCGTCTCGGCACCACGTCACGCCGGAGCCATTGGCCTCCAGGGCCGAGGACAGCAGTGCGCCGATCTTCGCCTCGTCCTCAACGACCAGCACCTGCGCCACGACAGGCAGCCTAGATCGTCCTCAGCAGGTCCCGCGCCTGTCGGCGGGCGCGCTCCACAACTGCCGCCGATACGACCCCGACCGCCGCGGCGGTCACGAGGACGAGTGCCGTCAGGTAGCCCCACGGGAACGAGAGCACGGTGGGCGGTAGGTCGAAGACGCCGGTGAGGACCTTGACGAGCAGGTAGGAGAGTCCCCAGCCGGCGGTCAGCCCGCACACGGTGCCCACGAGCAGCACGTAGACGGGCTCGGCCGACCCGAACCGGCGTACCTGCCGTCGGGTGGCGCCCAGGGCGGTGGCCACAGCGACGGTCTGCCGTCGTTCGGCGATGCCGAGTCCGATGACGAGGCCGCCCGCGGCGGCCGCGATCAGCAGCGCGAAGCCGAGCTCGAGCCGCGTCAGCTTCGACAGATCCACGGAGGTCAGGCTGGACCCGACGAGCCCGCGTGCTTGGTTGAACGTGGCGACACTGCCGCTGGTGCCGATCGCGCCCCTGATCCGGCTCGCCACGCCGTTCACATCGCTGCCCCCGGTGTTGACGAGGAAGGTGCCGACAGCGTTGCTGTGGGTCTGCTGCGCCACGTAGCCCGAGTTGGCCACCAGGAAGCTGTCCTTCGGTGCGGTCGGGAACTCGTTGACGATGCCGACGTAGTGGAACGGCACGGTCCGGTAGGTGTGGGTCTTCGCGTCCTGCAGCCGGAGCCGGATGAGGTCGCCCTGATTGAGCTGGAAGTCGTTCACGGTCTCGGCGCTGACAAGGACGCCGTCCGGGCGGGACGCTAGGTTGTTGGCCGCACCGGTCTCCTCGATGAAGGCGGAGGAGGGGTCGGAAGGAAGGCCGGCGTGGTCACGGACCGCATGGATCTGGGTGGTGACCAGGTCCGGCCGGGTGTGAGCCATCCGGGTGTACTCCGAGGCGAACCGGGCGGCGGGGAGAAGGACCACGTTGTCCGGAGGCGCGGCCGGCTGCGACTGGGGCGGGGCCACCACTCGCTGGAACAGGGAGTCGGCCTGAGGGAGCTCTACGATGCCGGCCACCTTGACGGAGTACGCCGGGAGGCCGGCGCGCCGGACGAGCACTCGGTCGCCCGGGGCCCACGTGCAGGTTCGCGGCGGTCTGCTGGGCGACCAGCGCACCTTGGGCGTGCCCGGTCAGCAGCCGGATCGCCAGCGGGAACGTGTGCGCAAGGCCCTGGGGAAGGCCGAGCACGCGGGCGGCGCCGGTCTCCTGGGTGGTGCCTCCCGCGGTGGCGCGCAGGCCCGGGGAGTCGGCGAAGCCGACCGGTAGCGCCGAGACGGTGCCTGGGGTCGCCCGCACGGCGCGCAGCACCGGCGCCGGGTTGTGGTGGGCCGCGACCTGCACCTGCCAGTCCACTGCCACTTGGGCTGCCGCTCGCTGCGTCATCGTGGACTCGGAGGTGACGAGGAAGCTGCCTAGCCCGGCGACGAGCGCAACGGCGATTCCGATGCCCCCCCGCCGCCGCGAGCACCCGAGCGGGCCTCCTGCGGAGGAGACCGGCCAGCCAGATCCACGTTATGAGGTGATCACCAGCTCTCCGTCGTGCATCTTCCAGATTGCGTCGAGGCGCTCGGCCACCGTCGCGTCGTGGGTGGCCAGGACCAGTCCGGCCCCCAGCTGGTCGGCGGCCTGGAGCAGCACGTTCACGACGTGTGCTCCCGCTGCCCTGTCGTCAGAGGCGCGCCTTCGGCAGACTCTGTACGCAGAGCACCCGACGTTGCGTCCCTACATCGAGAAGATGGAGGGCCAGAAGACGCGCCACAACGCCGCGAGCCTGGCCGCGGTCTGGGGGGTTCCGGAAGCCGAGGCAGCGAGGCTCGCCGAGGAACTCGTGGTCATCGGCTTCTTCGAGCCGCGCTTCGGTGACTACTGGGTGCCATTCGTGTACCGGCCAGCCCTTGAACTGGTCCAGGGCTCGGCCGAAGGGGTCGCGACGGCGGACGAGGAGTAGGTAGCCGGCCCACTTCCTGCTGAAGCCGGTGGCGTTCGGAGCGACCGCCTGCGTCACCTCGCCGCCTGCGAGCCTCGTCGAAATCCGTCGGCCCCCTACTAGGGAGCGCGCCCACGATCGCCGGAGGCGCGGTTGCACGGGACCGCCGTGGCCCCGTTCCCCATGCGGCATACTGGCGGCCGGGTAGGCCCCCGGGCGCGCAGAACTACAAAGCTGGATTTCCTATGTTTTGCTCGACTGGAGTTCCTACCCCCCGCCCCTGTAGCTCAGCTGGATAGAGCAAGAGCCTTCTAATCTCTAGGTCGCAGGTTCGAGTCCTGCCGGGGGCGCCACCACTCGCGAAGTCGAGCGGAGCCCACGAATCCGCCGGTCAGCGGATCCGGCATCTCCCCACCACCGGGCTACGCATCCAGCTGGTCGAACTCCCACGTGGCGTCGTCGGGGAGGCTCGGCCGTTCCCAGGCGGGATCAGGGCGCCAGTCCGACCACGGTTCGTCGAAGGGGAACCGGCCGGCCCGAAACGTGCGCAGGGCGGCGCCGGCGGCGTCCTCGATCTGTTGTCTCTCCGCCGGGGTGAACAGCCCCTGCTCGACAGCGGCCTCGAGCTCGTCCTCGTCCTTCATCTGGCAGTCGCCGCCCGCGGCGATCCAGACGTCCAGCACGTGGTCGCAGGAGAACAGATCGCGCCCCTCCCGACGATGGACCGCCTCGAGGTTCACGTACCAGCCCTCGAAGGTCCAGTCCTCGTCCCAGAACAGCCAGACGCTCCACGGCACCCCGGACGGGGCGATGCGCAGAATGCCCGGGCCCTGCCAACGACCACGCGCGGAGACCCGGCCGATCGAGAACGCAACGTCCGGCGGCGCAGATCTTGGCGGCCCTCCGTCTGGCAAGACCGACTTCAGTAGCTCGGTCCCCGGCGCGAGCCAGGCGACCAAGCCACGGTCGTCGTCGCGGACAACCGTCACCGGGTCGACGTACTCGGCGTCGCCAGGCTCCCAGCGTGGGCGGCGGTAGTGCCAGTAGACGTGCTCACCCGGTTGCCAGAACATGCGCCGACCCAAGCATGCGCCCGCCCCACCTTCGCCGTCCGGGGTGTCGGACATCAGCGAGTGAGGCACGCGCTCGGCGTCGCGAGCAGATCATCGGTCTCATCCGTTCGCCGCGCCGCTGCGCGCTGTCGGATCGTGCGGGCCGCCGACGTAGGCTTGCCGTGATGGCCGGGGGCCGTCTCCCCCGTCGGTTCCCGGTCATCCCTCACCGCTCAGGAGGCGACCGCCTCCTCCTCCTCGATCATGCGGCGCAGGTCCCGCAGGATGCGGGCCAGCAGCCGGGAGACCTGCATCTGGGTCACCCCGATCTCCTCGGCGATCTCCTGCTGGGTCCGGTCGACGAAGAACCGCAAACACACGATCCGGCGGTCCCGATCGGACAGCCTGCGCATCAGCGGCGCGAGCACGACCCTCGCCTCGGCGGCACCGAGACCGTCGACCACCGAGTCGGTCAGCTCGTCCCCGAGCGTGGCCGTGGCGCCGTCGTGCACGGGCAGGTCCAGCGAGGTCGGGGTGAAGCAGCCCTGGGCGGCGAGCGCCTCCTCCACGGTCGCGACGTCCTCCCCGAGCTTCTCGGCGATCTCCGCGGCCGTGACCGGCCGCCCGCCGGCGGTGCTCAGGCTGTCGCGGGCCGCGACGACCTTCGACTGGGTCTCCTGCACCCGGCGGGGCGGGCGCACGAACCAACCGAGGTCACGGAAGTACTTGCGGATCTCGCCGCGCACCGTCGGCACGGCGTACGAGAGGAAGTCGTGGTGCATCGAGACGTCGAAGTGGCGGGCCGCCCGGGTCAGGGCCAGGTAGGCCACCTGCTCGAGATCCTCACTCGGCACGCCGCGTTGGCCGTAGCGGTGCGCGATGGTGCGCGCGACGCCCATGTTCATCAGCACGACACGGTCGAGGATCTCCTCGCGCCGGGCCGCGTCGCGGGTGTCCGCGGCCTGCTGCAGCAGCTCCGCGGTCAGCCGGATCCTCCTCTCGCGCGGGAGGGAGAGCGTGCCGGAGCGCTCGGGACCGAGGTCTGCGAAGGAGGTGTCCGGGGCGGGGGATGGCGAAGCTGCGATGGTCATGCGGGCTCCCGAGGTCGTGCGATCGCCCACCGGACTGTTTCAGCGGAGCAGATGACGTACTCCCCTGCCCGTGCCCGTTCTCGCGAGGATCACACATCCTCACCGAGAGTCTTGGGGAATCCTCAGGTCACAGCGGCCCCGGAGACCCCCATCCGTCCCTTGCTCTCCAGATCTCAAGGCCGACGTCCCGCCGCGACCCGGGATCGAGGCCCCCGCAGCTCCCGGGAGCAGGGCTCAGTCGCCGGCGGACTCCACCACGCGCGTCCGATCGGGCTCGAAGCCGTGCTGCATGCCCCACACCACCGCCTGCGAGCGGCGCACCACCCCGATCTTGCGATAGGCGGTGCGGATGTAGGTCTTGACGGAGTTGATGCTGAGGTAGGTCCGCTCGGCGATCTCCTGGTTGCTCAGCCCCTGGGTGATCAGGGCCAGCACCTCGGCCTCCCGCTCGGTGAGGCCGTGCTCGCGGCCGGGCCACTGACCCGAGTGGTGGTCCAGTCGCCGGTCCGCCGGGATCACGATCTTCCCCTCGGCCACCTGCTCGAGCGCGTCGACCACCTCCTCGGCGGTCATGCCCTTGGACAGGTAGCCCGCCGCGCCGTGCTCGAGGGCGCGCTGGACCAGGTCGCGTTGCACGTTCCAGCTGAAGACCACCAGCCGCGCGTCGTTGCCGTGCAGCAGCCTGTCCAGGTCGACACCGTCGCCCTGGACCTGGCCGAACGTGTCGTAGAGGATCAGGTCGACGTCGCTGGCCACCGGCATGCCGGAGTCGAGCTCGACGATCGCCACGCGGTCGGAGTACGGCGTCAGCATCGCCGCGACCCCCGCCACCACGATCTCGTAGTCGTTGACGATGGCCAGCCTGATCGGCGACGTCTGGTCGGTGGACATGGCCCAACTCTATTCACCGTTCACCCGCGAGGAGGAGGCGACCACGTGTCGTGATCTCCTAACCTGACGTGCCACCCGTCCGGGCGGCCGCACCCCGATCCGAAGGACAAAGGACAGCTGTGCCCGACGAGTCCCCCTCGCCCGTCGTGCTTCGCCCCGAACCCGGCCTGGTCACCGCCTCGCTCGGTTTCGTCGCCGAAGCCGCTCGCGCCGCGGCCGACGACCTGCCGGCGGCGGCCGTCGAGCTGGCCCGCACCTGGGGCAGCCGGCTCCCGCTTCCCGGCCGCGGAGCCACCACCGAGCTCTGGGAGGCGTTGGCGACCGTGGCGGCCACCGACCTCTCGGTGGCCCGGATCATGGAGCCGCACGTCGACGCGCTGGCGATCCTCGCCGAGTCCGGGGCCCCGGCGCCGGACGAGGACACCAGCTGGGGCGTGTACGCCGCCGAGGGGCCAGGCGCCCGCCTGGAGGCGCGCGAGCACGGCGAGGGCTGGCGGCTCGCGGGGCTCAAGCCGTGGTGCTCGCTGGCCGGCGACCTGACCCACGCGCTGGTCACCGCCTGGGTCGACGACAGCCATCGTGGCCTCTTCGCGGTCGACCTGCGCCACCCCGGGGTCGAGCCCCTGGAGGGCACCTGGCACGCCCGCGGGCTGCGCGAGGTCCGCTCGGGCCCGGTCCGCTTCACCGACGTACCGGCCGGGGCCGTGGGCGCGCCCGGATGGTACCTCCAGCGCGACGGTTTCGCCTGGGGTGGCATGGGCGTGGCCGCTATCTGGTACGGCGGGGCGGTGGGCGTGGCGCGCCGGCTGCTGCAGGCGGCGCGCGAGCGGACCCCGGACCAGGTGGCGCTGATGCACCTCGGCACGGTCGACGCCGCGCTGGCCGCCGCACGCTCGGCGCTGGTCGAGGCCGCTCTCCGCGTCGACGAGGGGGCGGCCGGCGGACAGACCGGCGCGCTGCTGGCGCTGCGCCTGCGCCACGTGGTGGCGGACGCGGCCGAGCGGGTCCTCACCGCCGTCGACCACGGCCTGGGGCCCGGGCCGCTCTCGCTGGAGCCGGTGCACGCCGGGCGGGTCGCCGACCTGCGGCTCTACCTGCGCCAGCACCACGCCGAGCGCGACGCGGCGGCGCTCGGAGCCCGCCTCGTCGAGGACCTGCCCGCGGAGGGGTCGCCCTGGTGACCGCCTCGTTCACCCACGACGGCACGGGGACCGCGGCCGAGGAGTGGCGCCGGCACCCCGCCTGGGGCACGGTGCCGGAGCTCACGCTGGTCAACGGCGAGGTCCCGTGCACCCGGCTGGTCGTGGTCGCCGCCCACCCCGACGACGAGAGCCTGGGGGCCGGCGGGCTGATCGCCACCGCCTCCGCCGTCGGCCTCTCGGTCTACGTCGTGCTGCTCACCGCCGGCGAGGCCTCGCACCCCGAATCCCCCACCCTGACCCGGCACGCGCTGGCCACCCGGCGCCTCGCGGAGGCCGAGCGCGCCCTGGGCATCCTCGCGCCCGAGGCGCCGCTGGTGTTCCTGGGTGCCTCGGACGGCAAGGTCGCCCAGGTCGAGGCCGAGGTGACCTCGAGCCTGGTCGACCTGATCGGCGACGGCCGCAGCACGCTGCTGGTCGCCCCGTGGCGCCGTGACGGGCACACCGACCACGAGGCCGCCGGTCGCGCCGCGGCGGCGGCGGCGCTGCGCACCGGCGCCCGGCTGGCGGAGTACCCCGTGTGGATGTGGCACAAGGACGGTCCCGACGACGCGCCGTGGCCGCGGATGAATCGGGTCGACCTCTCCCCGCAGGTCAGCCAGCGCAAGTGGCTGGCCATCCACGCCCACGCCAGCCAGGTCCGGCCGCTCTCCTCGCACCCCGAGGACGGGGCGATGCTGCCCGCGGGGGTGCTCGCCCACTTCCGCACCCCCGTCGAGCACTTCGTCACCGAGGCCGCCGACGACGAGACCCTCGACCGGCTGCACCGCGACCAGCCCGACCCGTGGGGGGTCGACGTGCGCTGGTACGAGCAGCGCAAGCGCCAGCTCACCCTGGCCGCGCTCCCCCGGCCGACCTTCCGGCGGGGGCTCGAGGTCGGCTGCTCGCGCGGCGCGCTCGCCGAGGAGCTGGCCGGCCGCTGCACCGAGCTGGTCGCCGTCGACCGCAGCCCGACCGCGGCGGCCCGGGCCGAGGCCCGGCTCGCGGACCTGCCGCACGCGGTCGTCGAGGTCCGAGACGTGCCGACCCAGTGGCCCGCCGGCCGCTTCGACCTGGTCGTGGTCTCCGAGGTCGGCTACTTCCTCAGCCCCGGTGACCTCGACCGGCTCGTGGCCCGGATCGGCGACAGCCTCGAACCGGACGGCACCGTGGTGCTCTGCCACTGGCGCCACCCGGTCGAGGGCTGGGTCCTGGACGGGCCCGACGTCCACGAGCGGTTCCGGGCCAGCCGGCTGCCGCCGGAGGTCGCGCGCTACGAGGATCGCGACGTCGAGATCTCGGTGCTGTGCTCGCCCGACCTCTGGCCGGACCCGACCGCGTGAGCGCACCCGCCCCGCCGTACGCCGTGGTGCACGTGGTCGTGCCCGCCCACGACGAGCAGGACCTGCTCCCCGCCTGCCTGCGCTCGCTGCGCGCCGCGACCTCGCAGCTGCGCCGGCACCGTCCGGAGGTCCTCACCCGGGTGACCGTGGTCGCTGACCGGTGCTCCGACGCGACCGCCGCGCTGACCCGCGCCGCGGGCATCGACCTGGTCGAGCTCGACGCCGGCTGCGTGGGCCGGGCCCGCCAGGCGGGGGTGCGTCGGGCCACCGAGCTGGCCGGCCCCGTCGCGGCGGACCGGGTGTGGGTGGCCAACACCGACGCCGACACCGTGGTGCCCCGCGACTGGCTGCTGCGGCAGCTCGCGCTCGCCGACACCGGGCACCGGATGGTCGTCGGCACGGTCCGGCCGGACCACCTCGATCTCGACCCGGCCGTGCTGCGCGCGTGGCACCGGGTGCACTCGCTCGGCGAGGGCCACCCCTACGTCCACGGCGCGAACCTGGGGGTCTCCCTGGCGGCCCTGCACCGGGTGGGGGGCTTCGCCCCGGTCGCCGTCGGCGAGGACGTCCTGCTGGTCCGGGCGGTGCAGCGGGCGGGCCTGCCGTGGTGCGCGACCGCGACCACCGAGGTGACCACCTCGGCCCGCCGCCGGAGCCGGGTGAGCGGGGGCTTCGCGGGGTTCCTCCGCGACCTGCACGCGACCGACGTCACCCGCCCGGCCCCCGCGACCGGGCCCGAGGCGGTTTGCGGCGCCCCGGGCCGGGTAGAAGAGGAACGGCCCCGCGCAGTATGAGTGCGCGGGGCCGAGTGCGTCCTCGACCGCGCGCCGGGGGCCCCGGCCGATGCGGTCAGGCCCCGGCGTACGAGTCGATCTCGGCGAGCAGCCGCTTCCGCACGTCGTCCTCGGCGTACGACGCGTGCACCGCGGCCCGGGCCAGGTCGGCGACGCCGCCCTCGTCGAGCTCGAGGAGGTCGGCGGCGATCTCGTACTCCCGGTTCAGGTCGGTGCCGAACATCGGCGGGTCGTCGGAGTTGATCGTGACCGTCACGCCGGCGTCGCGGAACGCGCGCAGCGGGTGCTCCTCGAGGGTGCTGACCGCCCGCGTCGCGATGTTGGAGGAGGGGCAGACCTCGAGCGGGATGCCGCGCTCGGCGAGGTGCGCCAGCAGGGCCGGGTCCTGCGCGGAGGAGGTGCCGTGGCCGATCCGCTCCGCGCCCAGCAGCGTCAGGGCGTCCCAGACGGTCTGCGGGCCGGTGGTCTCCCCGGCGTGGGGCACGCTGCGCAGCCCGGCGGCGCGGGCGGCGTCGAAGTGGGGCTGGAACTGCGGGCGCGGCACGCCGATCTCGGGGCCGCCGAGGCCGAAGCCGATCAGGCCCTCGGGCCGGTGGTTGAGCGCGTAGTCCAGCGTCGCCTCCGCCGCGGGCAGACCGAACTCGCCGGGGATGTCGTAGACCCAGCGCAGCACGAGGCCGAAGTCCCGCTCGGCGGCGACCCGGGCGTCCTCGACGGCCTCGGTGTAGGCCTCGATCGGCATCCCCTTGCCCTCCTCGTGCGGACGCACGGAGGTGTACGGCGTGCAGGTCAGCTCGGCGTACCTGAGGTTCTGGGCGGTCGCCATCTCGCGCGCGACCTCGTAGGTGAGGTAGCGGATGTCCTCGGGGGTGCGGATCAGGTCGACCACCGCGAGGTAGACCTCGACGAAGTGCGCGAAGTCGCGGAACTCGTAGAAGCG is a window encoding:
- a CDS encoding response regulator transcription factor — encoded protein: MRILVVEDDKRVASAVRRGLQEHGYAVDVALTGTDGHWLATENAYDAIVLDSMLPGMSGEEICNDLREQGDWTPILILTARSGAAEEATALDAGADDFLAKPFSYVVLLARLRALLRRGGKERPAVLTAGDLRLDPATHRAWRGDAELALTPRQFSLLEFLLRRKGEVLPKSEILAHVWDFTFDGDPNIVEVYVRQLRTRIDEPFGRASVQTVRLVGYRMDPDGG
- a CDS encoding winged helix-turn-helix domain-containing protein, with the translated sequence MTELLARVRAHLRRASVGDFVTGVFTSGDLTLDPAARRRLVGGREVPLRPKEFDLLARLASDAGRAVTREVLMDDVWDRNWFGSTKTLGVHVAALRRRLAEAAELVEPPARVPAIITLRNHGYRLDVEPGPAAD
- a CDS encoding response regulator, producing the protein MAQVLVVEDEAKIGALLSSALEANGSGVTWCRDGRAALSAVNARAFDLALLDLGLPDVDGIEVCRLLKRRQPQCVVVVLTARRDEMDVIEGLSRGRTTT
- a CDS encoding FtsX-like permease family protein; protein product: MAGIVELPQADSLFQRVVAPPQSQPAAPPDNVVLLPAARFASEYTRMAHTRPDLVTTQIHAVRDHAGLPSDPSSAFIEETGAANNLASRPDGVLVSAETVNDFQLNQGDLIRLRLQDAKTHTYRTVPFHYVGIVNEFPTAPKDSFLVANSGYVAQQTHSNAVGTFLVNTGGSDVNGVASRIRGAIGTSGSVATFNQARGLVGSSLTSVDLSKLTRLELGFALLIAAAAGGLVIGLGIAERRQTVAVATALGATRRQVRRFGSAEPVYVLLVGTVCGLTAGWGLSYLLVKVLTGVFDLPPTVLSFPWGYLTALVLVTAAAVGVVSAAVVERARRQARDLLRTI
- a CDS encoding DUF402 domain-containing protein, with product MFWQPGEHVYWHYRRPRWEPGDAEYVDPVTVVRDDDRGLVAWLAPGTELLKSVLPDGGPPRSAPPDVAFSIGRVSARGRWQGPGILRIAPSGVPWSVWLFWDEDWTFEGWYVNLEAVHRREGRDLFSCDHVLDVWIAAGGDCQMKDEDELEAAVEQGLFTPAERQQIEDAAGAALRTFRAGRFPFDEPWSDWRPDPAWERPSLPDDATWEFDQLDA
- a CDS encoding sigma-70 family RNA polymerase sigma factor; the protein is MTIAASPSPAPDTSFADLGPERSGTLSLPRERRIRLTAELLQQAADTRDAARREEILDRVVLMNMGVARTIAHRYGQRGVPSEDLEQVAYLALTRAARHFDVSMHHDFLSYAVPTVRGEIRKYFRDLGWFVRPPRRVQETQSKVVAARDSLSTAGGRPVTAAEIAEKLGEDVATVEEALAAQGCFTPTSLDLPVHDGATATLGDELTDSVVDGLGAAEARVVLAPLMRRLSDRDRRIVCLRFFVDRTQQEIAEEIGVTQMQVSRLLARILRDLRRMIEEEEAVAS
- a CDS encoding LuxR C-terminal-related transcriptional regulator → MSTDQTSPIRLAIVNDYEIVVAGVAAMLTPYSDRVAIVELDSGMPVASDVDLILYDTFGQVQGDGVDLDRLLHGNDARLVVFSWNVQRDLVQRALEHGAAGYLSKGMTAEEVVDALEQVAEGKIVIPADRRLDHHSGQWPGREHGLTEREAEVLALITQGLSNQEIAERTYLSINSVKTYIRTAYRKIGVVRRSQAVVWGMQHGFEPDRTRVVESAGD
- a CDS encoding acyl-CoA dehydrogenase family protein encodes the protein MPDESPSPVVLRPEPGLVTASLGFVAEAARAAADDLPAAAVELARTWGSRLPLPGRGATTELWEALATVAATDLSVARIMEPHVDALAILAESGAPAPDEDTSWGVYAAEGPGARLEAREHGEGWRLAGLKPWCSLAGDLTHALVTAWVDDSHRGLFAVDLRHPGVEPLEGTWHARGLREVRSGPVRFTDVPAGAVGAPGWYLQRDGFAWGGMGVAAIWYGGAVGVARRLLQAARERTPDQVALMHLGTVDAALAAARSALVEAALRVDEGAAGGQTGALLALRLRHVVADAAERVLTAVDHGLGPGPLSLEPVHAGRVADLRLYLRQHHAERDAAALGARLVEDLPAEGSPW
- a CDS encoding PIG-L family deacetylase, which translates into the protein MTASFTHDGTGTAAEEWRRHPAWGTVPELTLVNGEVPCTRLVVVAAHPDDESLGAGGLIATASAVGLSVYVVLLTAGEASHPESPTLTRHALATRRLAEAERALGILAPEAPLVFLGASDGKVAQVEAEVTSSLVDLIGDGRSTLLVAPWRRDGHTDHEAAGRAAAAAALRTGARLAEYPVWMWHKDGPDDAPWPRMNRVDLSPQVSQRKWLAIHAHASQVRPLSSHPEDGAMLPAGVLAHFRTPVEHFVTEAADDETLDRLHRDQPDPWGVDVRWYEQRKRQLTLAALPRPTFRRGLEVGCSRGALAEELAGRCTELVAVDRSPTAAARAEARLADLPHAVVEVRDVPTQWPAGRFDLVVVSEVGYFLSPGDLDRLVARIGDSLEPDGTVVLCHWRHPVEGWVLDGPDVHERFRASRLPPEVARYEDRDVEISVLCSPDLWPDPTA
- a CDS encoding glycosyltransferase encodes the protein MSAPAPPYAVVHVVVPAHDEQDLLPACLRSLRAATSQLRRHRPEVLTRVTVVADRCSDATAALTRAAGIDLVELDAGCVGRARQAGVRRATELAGPVAADRVWVANTDADTVVPRDWLLRQLALADTGHRMVVGTVRPDHLDLDPAVLRAWHRVHSLGEGHPYVHGANLGVSLAALHRVGGFAPVAVGEDVLLVRAVQRAGLPWCATATTEVTTSARRRSRVSGGFAGFLRDLHATDVTRPAPATGPEAVCGAPGRVEEERPRAV
- a CDS encoding adenosine deaminase, giving the protein MTTSHPLSSFIAGLPKAELHVHHVGSASARIVSGLAARHPGTVPSDLEELKRFYEFRDFAHFVEVYLAVVDLIRTPEDIRYLTYEVAREMATAQNLRYAELTCTPYTSVRPHEEGKGMPIEAYTEAVEDARVAAERDFGLVLRWVYDIPGEFGLPAAEATLDYALNHRPEGLIGFGLGGPEIGVPRPQFQPHFDAARAAGLRSVPHAGETTGPQTVWDALTLLGAERIGHGTSSAQDPALLAHLAERGIPLEVCPSSNIATRAVSTLEEHPLRAFRDAGVTVTINSDDPPMFGTDLNREYEIAADLLELDEGGVADLARAAVHASYAEDDVRKRLLAEIDSYAGA